From the Chanos chanos chromosome 7, fChaCha1.1, whole genome shotgun sequence genome, the window ATCCCAGTGTACTTTCTCAAAGCATGTAGAATTTTGCATTTCACATCTgaacaacagtataaactacaaaactgtaaaatattttaattatagTATTATATGttatgaataatgttttttgtaatctaattttctgtgtgaaatcaGCCCTTTcgaagaaaaaaatgatagtGTAACAGCTGGAAATGAAACGGATGTCTCTTTGAGCTCTGTTTATGGAATTCTCCCATGATTTGTCAGTAAGACATTATTGAGGTACATGGACAAGCTCCAGGGGTTGAGATTGGACGTCTGTGAGATATAGTTTAAAAATGCACCCGTTGACCTCTTCCCCCTGTGACCCGAAATCAGGCTCATTATTACAGGATCAGACAACTGGATGTAGAAGGTGCATTGGCAGatatttcagtcatttcttGTTCAAAGAGATTCAGATGTCAACTGAACATCTAATTACATCTGTAGGTTCTTTCCCAGTGACAAGAAACCATCatcttttatgtttttgttaaaacCTAAAGTATACACTGGTTTGGATTTTCCTTTAGGTTTACAACAAATCATATATGCTTTTCTGCAATAAGGTGACTGAATAGTTTCAGCTGGACATTGAAGGCCTTTGTGGGTCACCAAACCTGCTATGGAATGATGTTAGGCTTGCAGCTCTTCTTATACCCACAGAAAACCAAATATACTAGCAGTAGGCTCTGAGGGCATCCAGAGGACAAGCAATAGCAAAGAGGACAGAGTGTAGCAATCATACACGAAAGCTGGGAGGGGTACCAAAACCACTTAAACTTCTCCAGACTGTAATTTAGTCCTCGTCCCGTCTGAATCTGTCACTCGGAAAGTTCTGGATTGTGCACTCACGGAGCACACTTCAAGTATTCTGCCCAAAAATCTTTTTTAGGGTTTAATTTCAACATGAGGGcagcacggtggtgcagtggctagcgctgtcgcctcacagcaagaaggttctgGGTTCCATTCCCCGGCTGGTCGgccaaggtcctttctgtgcGGAGTTTgaatgttctccctgtgtctgcgtgggtttctgCCAGGAACtgcagtttcctcccacagtccaaagacatgtaagccaggtgaattggagatactaaaaattgcccctaggtgtgaatgtgtttgtccgtgtgtctgccctgcgatggagtGCgagctgtccagggtgtttccctgcctttcgacCAGTGAGCCCTGgcataggctccagcaccccatgACCCTGATTGGGATAAgaggcttggaaaatgaatgaatgaatttcaaCACGTTGTAAAGTGTCTGTGATTTTTGAAAAGGATCGTGGCGTCCTTGTTCAGTGAACTTTATTGTTAAGCTGTCCAGCTCTTCTCAAGGTCCACAAGTTCCATACCCTCACAGTAAGAGCGTGGCCGATGACCCTTCGCCTGGAGGGGAGAGAACAGTCTCTGAACCTTTCCtttgtctgcatatgtgtgaaGTGTTCCTATGTACAGAGCTGTATGCAATAGGGTAGATAAAACTATTTGCTTGTACAATGATGGAGGTTTGTGCTCTTTTTTCAAAGAggtatatatatactgtgtcattactgtatAGGCAGATTTAACATATTCTCTCCACAGAATGagtaaagtttaaaaatgtgtaCAGAAAACAGTCTGGGTAGCAAATCAtctaataaaaacataattgtGGGTGTGTTCGGaagttgtgtgtatatgtgtgtgtgtgtgtgtgtgtgtgtgtgtgtgtatcttactGTGGAATGTGTCCTCAGCTGCTGTAATAAGGGAAATGGTGTCCACTGGATGGGCTCAATTGGCCAGctgcacacagacaggtcaCTGGCTTTCCCAGAATCCACCACACCGTCGGTTAAACTGTAGTTACTGAGGTCCCAGCCATACTgtgaactacacacacatacacatacacacccaatACATACATACCTTTTACATCAATCTATAGATTAATGTATATACAGCAAAGTCACCAATATTAGTTTGACTCTGAGGGTGCTGATATGGTTCCATACCGATCTGGAGTTAAATTAACATTGGTGAATTTGCTGTATAGTAAATGTTAAAGAGAGCTTATTATATGGTCTAATAGTCAGTTACTCATGTGCCTTACTACAGATATCAAGCATAATGTTTCAGATATTTAGATACACCCGCAGTGTACTGTTGCAAAAAGGTGCACATTTCATGTGCACATGTGGATGTACCTGTGAGGGTAGATGGTGTTGAGTTGAGTTACGCTGCCCTGGTATGTGGAAACGATTGAGAGTGTGTCATCATGGTAACAGCAGGTCCGGTCCAGTGCTCTGAGGTGCAGTAGCTCGTCTGAGCGGCTGAAGCCGGGATTATCCAGAGAGTCCTCAGAACCAGGCCTCGAACGTCCCCAGAACCTACCCGACAGCTCGTCAAAGTGATTAAACCTCCGGTAACtgaatgtaacacacacatacacacatacaaagtcCCATCACACAGTTTGTCAGAGTGAATGCATTTGTACTGACTACAACATTACCAGCTGCCACTGACCAAAACAAGAGCACATTTcaaatatgtacacacaaacacacacagggggcAGTCCTGATACGTAAGGCACAATGAAGGGACTGAGAGATCAGGACGTCAGGAAACTGAGGTCTGCTATCTGACGCCAGGAAGGGCCAAGAgtgagaggacacacacacacatacacacacacacacacacaaatgaatctcataacacatgcacagattCTCTGACGCACGCATTCAGTGCCCCCTACAATGCACATGCATTCTCTAAAACAACCTTAGTTTAAATACAAATGAAGCATACATATATATCCAGAACATTTttctatgtgtatttgtgttgcgGCATGTGAtaatatttacagagagagggagtgagagagatagggtgtgtgtctgtttacatttgGAAAGTCTGTGTGGTTGAAATAGTGTGGTGTTTTTAGttccactctgtctccctctgtgtggGTCCTACTGCTCTCCTATCAGAGGCcacagtttgttttcactgactaACAAGTCCTCCAAACCCACCTCTGTCCCCTCACAGACAAAATTACAGATTATTCAAGTATTAccacatatgtgtatgtaccTGAACAAGCCCACTAGATAGTTCCATTATACGTCCCGTACTAGTTTACTTTCTGCctgcatgtgctgtgtgtgtgtgtgtgtgtgtgtgtgtgtgtgtgtttgagttggagagagagagacagagacagagattgagtgtacgtgtgtttttgtCTAGGTAACCacatgagagaggaagaaataaaatgtgtgtgtgtgtgtgtgtgtgtgtgtgtgtgtgtgtcacctgctTTGAGTCTGGTCCACTTTGGCCTGAATGAGCATGCTCTTAAAGCGACGTACGGCCAGGTACGACAATAAAGCCATCAGCACCGCCACAGCAAACAGCACCCCAAAACACACGCCCACCAGCCTCTGTCGGGTCATGCGGAAATCACAGCGCGGACCCATGTACCAGAAATCTTCTCCGACAGGACACCTGCATGGACCCGCACCGACATGAATAACCCTCATCTAAAGGACATGTTGAAAGAAGAGGCAAAACGCCAGCTCATTCAGATGATAATTAACATATTACTCACTGGCAGAGAGGCTGTTGTCCTCTGCGATGCACACAGATGCCCTGGTTTTTACAGTAGTCTGATAGACAGAGGGACCTGCAGCTGGCGTTGCCTTCCGCAGGCATACACTGAAACCCAGATGGGCATGAAAATAACCAGGAACACACATCAGCCTGCAGAcctgagggatagagagagaaaaatagaaagaaaaaaagaagagagagagagagggagagagagaggtgtttgtggaaggagagagaagacagcaaTTACGTTAATTATGCTAATTCGATAAGACGTTGATTTGATGAAATCTGAGCTTTAGATTTTTAAAGGTCACTTAACCTCCCACAGTGATGTTTTTGACTTGGGTGCCGTCTACATGTAGCCCATCTGTTAAAGCACGGATTAATCCCGCCTCCTGCAACAGAGAATCCGCCTTCCCCAACCAGGAGAGCGCCTGTTCCGTCCGGAATTCCACCAGCGCCTGTAGCACTGGACCTCTGACAATGAATAAAGTGACTTTCACTAAACCAGAAAAATTAAGGCTGCTATACAAGTAGGTCCAGCATACCGCTATGGCACAGTAGCTTTGCCCCGTCCGTTCCAGGTGGTTTTTTAATGGAGTTAGAACATTGGTTTGGGTATGAATACAGAGTAAGCATGAAATTGCGGGCTTTTCTGCAGTTCTTTCCGTTGCGTGTTGCTGTGACCATTCGTTCGGTAACGGACGGCTGCGACGACGAGATATAAATTATATAGAAGACATTCAACTTTGCAGTGCTGCTTACTGAATATGAACACACAGCTCGAAGGAATTTGCTGTTTATTGGGGTAAAAAACTATAAGGGAAAATGGCTgtttattttggggttttttcccctttttactTGTCATTTCCTTCAACTAGAATTGGTCAGATCATGTTTTTGAGGTTCAGTAATACCGATAGCCTACCCTGTTGTTATTTTAAACTCAATCTTTATCAGCCTCTTTACTTGTATTGGATCTCTCACACATCTCGAAGTGTTTTATAGGCACAAGAGTAGTAACACAGCATACTTTATGAAGACATTTACAATGAACGAAATGTTTAACAAAAAGAGAGTGATATtgtataatttcatttttgtgtatttcagtacagagagagacagcacataGGATGTTACTTCAGCTGCGCTACCCTTAACCGTCTCATTGATGGCCTTGCAACGGTGTTTATTTGTGACACTACAAAGAACTGCTGCACTGTTTTAATTTACACATTTTGCTAAATAAAGTATTCAGTTATGGATTTGAAAAGAAACTGACGGCCGTATGGATGAATTTAGAGCAAAGGACAAGATTGTCAGTAGCTGTCCGTTTAGCGTAGTTCGATAACGTGAAAAATATATCTTCATTATTTGCATGCAGGCGAGTTTGGAGGTCAACTGTTAAACCTTTATTAGAGAATGATTTGCCTATTTGGgtattttgtgtgatttgtgtacATTATTCATGTGTTTACCTTTTCCAGGTAACTTGTTGTCCCTGGTAACCTGCTACTCTTTGAAGAAACGGTTCCAACTGCGGGAGAGAAGGATTACCAAAATATAAAATCCACCTATCACCAGCGGCATCTAGCGTACTTCAATTacgttttctttgttttcataaaaagagGTTACCTCAAGTAATCCTGCCCCAGGGGAGAAGGCTCGGTCAACAGTGACCTGTAACAGCAGTTTAAATGTCTTCTCtaggagagatggaggaaaaatCCAAAATCTTTACTTAATCTGTTCttgggtttattttttgtttgtttgtttgtttttaataaaacgTCATGACAGCGTCTTAAAACTAATGTTTGGTGTACTGAAATGTTATGTTAAAATGCACTGATGGAGAGTTTTTAACCAGTCTGGAATAATAATTCAATCAGACAGAATTCCTTATGTATAGATGGGTCCTGCAATGATTCCGGGGATGGAAAAGACTATTAATTGGACAAGACAATTAACTGGCCTGATGATTCAGCTAGTCTTTGAAAAAAGTGATATTTGCATAATGTTACATACACATAggcgcaggcacacacacacaaacaatgccaTGACAACACTACTCACCTTTGATAATCGCTGGTTGATCCTCCACAACAAACACTCCTCCCTTTGGGAACGAGTCTCCAGCAGACACAGACGGTGAGGGATACATCTGAGAAGATGGTGTTATAGGCTGTGGAGACGGTGTTTGAGTTTTGGGATGAAGTGGACGTGAAACGGTGCTGATCTGTGGTGGAAGTGTGTGACTGCCCGCAGTGTTTTTTGCTGGGTGAGTTGTGGGCCGTGGGTGGTGCTGTTGGGTTCTGGTCGGTCCAGCCTGTGAAGTGACTGTCGGTGGGGACTGGCTCACGTTTATGGGGTTTCTGGTACTAACTGCGCCCGTGGTCGGAGTGACTGTGGAGCTCAGAATGACGACTGGACCAGAGGGTGTAGCAGTCGAGGGAAAAGAGGTGACAGGCACAGTTCTGCGGTCAGGATGATTATCTGTGGTCTTAGACAACCCAGTCAGAATATTAGCAGAGGAAGTCTCACCCAGATGCATAGTTGGCGTTACAGAGACGCTCCCCTCACCAGAGAGGGTGGGTTCAGGGGTCATCATGtcattgtgagtgtgttctgACACAGTGCCACTAGGGGGAGTTGAGCTAATGAAGGCAGTGCTAGCCTCAGCATTTAATTCgggattctgtttgtttgttgaagtCTCTCTTGAcctttgaatgtgtgtattagtCTCTGCTGAAGTGTTAGAAAATAAGGGCAAATTGTCAGTGCCTCTTTCAGTCCAATCGTTAACCTGCGTGAGCGCAGTTGCCGCGGTGATAGCATCTGGTGATTGATCAGGGGTCTGTGTGGAAAGGGTGACAGTTTGTGGAGAGGTAAAATAAACAGGTGGTAAAGCAGTTACATTActactctcttctttctccaaGTTGGGTTCTGTTGTGCTGTCTACACTGTCTCTGCCATACTGGGAGGAATTTTTGCCCCAGTCTGGGATAACAGAGCCTCCAGTATGGGGCAGGACTGAGGGGGTAGATTCCAGAAGAGGGGTGAGGGTATTTGGTGAGACGGTAGAATAGATTGTGTTTGCGTAGACCGGATCAGACGATTCAGAGTGGTTAAGAGCCTCGTCCATCGACGGTAAGTGAGTTTGTTCGGTATATATGGGtcgtgtggtttgtgtggtctGGGAAGCGACGTTGGTGTGTGAAACATCCTCATTGGCTGTGACATGAGACTGTAGAGTATGTGAGGTATGAGCAGAggttgtgatgtttgtgttagCTGAGGTGTAGGTATTTGTATTATAAACCTCAGGAGGAGTGTGcccatttaaaaatgtgtgctCTGTCTTGCTTGAACTCCCCAGGTCTAATATATCAGTAGGGTCTGTGAGGGAGagtggggaagaggaggagggaatgGGGATTTTCTCTTCACTCATTCTGGGTGAATCTGAGACTCTTGAGTGATTAGTGTTGTCTGAGTTGGCTGAACTTTCCCAAGTTTGATTAGTAAAGTCAGTACTGGGAGAGACTGAAGCCTGCATGTGACCAGAGGTGTCAGAAAGATTGTAAACAAGAGTATGTGATGGATTATGGATCTCTGGATCAGGGTAAGGTGATCTTGGCAAACGATTACTTCTGTCAGACTCTGCGGCTTTGTTGCCAGACGTAATAGCCAGGACATTCTTGCTCGTGTCAGCTTTTCCCGTGGATACACCCCTGTTTACTGTCTGTTCAGGGGTCGTCGGTATAGTGACCTCACCTCTGTAGGTGACACTGCTAGAGCCTTGGCCTGCAGGAAGTGTTTGTAAAGGCTTCCGATGTGTGTGTTCCATgagttggctgtgtgtgtggatgtcagAAGCAGGGAGTACAGAACCCACAGAAAAGCTCTCAGACTTGGATTTTATCTCCATGTATAACTCAGGATCTGTGTATGTTATACCAatggcctgtgtgtttgtatcagaGTTTATAAGGGAGGTGACAACAGTGATGGGTGTCTCTGCTGAGCGTAAATTGGAATGAGGTAACTGACCTTGAGAAACTGGGTGAGGCGGAGCAGGGTTAGAAGTCACAATAGTAGATGTGGTGATGAATGTTTCTGTAACGGTTTTGGTGTATGTGCCAGAAAGGGCTTGGTTAgcgtatgcgtatgtgtgtgtgccggtGAGAGCAAGGTTAGAGTTCAGGACTCCAGCCGTTTCCGCCCCATTGTGTGTTTCTTCCTGCGGAAGGGGGGGTCCTTCCTTATCACTAATTCcagacacccccccacccaacctctcactctcacccccgtgtgtgtgggtgttcaCCGTAGGAATGTCTAGGACACTGAATAGTTTGAGAGGCTTAGGAATTTCTGAGCGATATGGAGACGCAGTGTTAGCACCATAGTTTGTGTATGGAGTGTGACTTCCTAGAGCAAGACTATCCTCTGATGCGTACCAccctggaacacacacacacacacacacacacatacacacatctcattagctcagagggacagagaaagcaaCGTCCAGTACATTCAAAACTAAATTATGGAAATCAGCTAAACATACCACTGATTCAAACATACAGACGCGCGCACACTTCAAACTTCAAAAGATAAATTTGGCAATGTAATAGTTCCTTAAAAAAATGCGTAATGCTGAAGTGACTTAGTGTAAACTTACTGAGATGCAGCGTGTGTAGAGACTTGGTATATTTTCCCACGCTCCATTCAACTGTGGTTTTCCCTCTACCTATGTACAGCCGGCGCTCACCCTTCTTGTGCGTCTTAGAGTATTCGTCGCCCTCAAACTTTACCCTTAGATGCGAGTTCTCGTCTGAGGATACTACCTCCAAGCGTATTGTCTGGGTTAATGTCCCGTCGATAGTCCATGTACAAACAAAGTCTGACAGTTTTTCACGGTTGTCGCCAGTAAATCCGTTATAAACATCGTCTAGGTTAAAGTCAGCCGGTGTCGAATATCGAATAATCCCGCTCCTCTCTCTATGAGCGTCGATTTTACCTCCACAGTCTTGGTTAACAGCGGAAAGCACATTACCTAGAAAGAGAAGTCGTCCACTTACAGATGCAGATTTGTGCAGTTCATAGCTGTGCCCTCCAATACAGAGTAAGAGGTGGCCTAATTGTAAATTCCGAGACTGTGGTTGACTGATATAACGCGCTGGAAAGTGTGAACAACTGAGGTCTATTTCCAAACAAATGTGTATGAACAGACGATCATTCCTCGCCGTGTTTCTTAGAGCACTTTGACATGTGTTTAAACTATATGTAAGTTCACGTCATGCAAGACTTGTGTGGTATAAATAATCAGACTTACCTgttgtgaaaataaacaggaatATGTAAGCGAAGAACCGCATTTTCTGTTTCGATACATCCCATATAGGAATGCCTCGATTTAGATAATTCCATACAGAGTTTGAAGGAAAATGCGACTGAATTGTACCAGACAACCAGGCTGTGCCTACGTAAAAGATATCCTCATATGATCTgtttaaaaagtatttttatgTCTGAGGACAACAAAAGAGGTGGCCAAGTTTCCGTTTGCGTCtttcttcttcactctctcctcctctttcctcatcTTTCTCTAATGGTAACGGAAACTTAGTTGACGAGCTGAGTGCAACTCCGTTAAATGagacgcacgtgtgtgtgcgtgtgtgtacactaaCAAAGTAGAGTGGATTCCCCTGTTAAAACCATCTGACTGTTATTAGCGCCGCGCACCAGGGCACTGACTACAGAATGCGCTGTCAGAGTTTTGGACCGGATACTGTTATATTTtaacaggacagagacaggagaggaagaCGGATTCTTGGGGTGTAATTAGCGTTGTGTGTTTGAAGAACTCGAGGAGCAACTTACTTTCTTCTTATTTAGAAAGACCAGCTATAAGGTTCCGTGGAATCGCATAATCCAACGCGCTCGTTAGTAAAATGCGTCCAAAGGTGGTCTTTTGAAAGTCCTCATAATTTACTCAGACAGTCATCAAAATGTACCGTTATCATAAGCCAGATAAACGCGAGTGGAAAGTTCAGCCCACTATATACAGACAACCATGACCAGGATATTAACATATGTTACAGCTTCTGTCTCCAGTCTGTATTACTGGTGACAGAACAGAATAATGAGCGACtgcagtgttctctctgtcacacacacgtacacacaaacactcagaggcagaggaggaaatgCCAAAGGCTCCCgctttgtttttcaaaggaaTAACAAGAACTACAACTGGTCAGCACACCTAAGGACACCCATCtatttccttctctttattacctctctctctctctctaacattgCCATGTCTGGTCACTCAGACAAAAGTGGTGCACTGATGAGTGTTGAGGGTAGAGGCGATGATTCAATTACCCAGTTGTACAGTTGGCCCAGGTCTAACAGGATCTGACACGAGCTGTCCGTTTAAAGGAATAATTCATCCACATGAACACTGCACTCAAGGCCAAGGTTTGTCATTGTGACTGTGGTGTCACTTCTGCTTGAGGGTGTTGTTTATTACACTAGAACTGCATACAATGTTTAATAATTTCATGGTAACTACTCATTCTGAAGATAGCATGCTATGCAGTAATTTGCACCAACACAATTAACAGACATTAGGGATGTGATATATGAAGTGAAACGACATCCCTCTATACAGTTACTtagtcggaaaaaaaaaataacgcagtggtctctttctgttttcaattGGCTTACCACTGTTTTCTCCCTACAGGTAGTAAAGCCAACTATGAACTGTTTCTAATTAAGCAAACTGAGTTGCTGGCACTTCGGTCCTGTTCATAACTCAAAAAAGGATAGTCAACcgccaaaataaaagaaacaccaACACAGTGTATTGTAATGTGGCACTGGGCCTCGCCAAGCCACCAGTGCAGATTCAGTGATCCTTGGCAGAGGTTCCTCATATGTCATGAACCATATTGGAGCGATGCACAACTATTCTTCCATGAAAAACTCCATAATTTCTTGATAACGATGGAAAATGTTGTTCCGGGCACAGCTCCTAAATCCGAGCCGCTCTCCTGTTCTGTCTTGGAACTCAAGCCATTGCACAGACGTCACTGTAAAGGAGTACCCAGTTTTTACCACTGATGACCCTAGCTCACAATGTCTTTCCTTCAGACTTCAACGGCAACATTATCTTAGTCTCTGTTCCCCGTGAAACAAAGGAGCATGTGTGTAGCAATCTTCATCACTGAAGCTACTGCCAAATGTGTTCTAACAACCACCCCCGTCAGAGTCTCTGGGATTTATTCCTGTCGCCAAACTAAAGGGCAACAGGTCCAGCCAAGTGGTTTTACACACAGCCCTAACCATAACTTCTGCAGCTCAATTAACTCAGGAACcacgtgtgtgtgcaaacaCCTAATTTCAATATACATGGTGTCCCTCACTCAGAAGAAAAgcattgtttgtattttgacagGTATCTGTGTAAGTAATTCCTCTGAAGTTTGAGATTGGAGTACAATGAACCAAACTCCACTTCTCTGTACTCATTCTAGTGAACGCAGGAATTCTAACTCTGGCCGTAAAAGTTTCGAGTGACCCTGAAGCCATGCACATGATGTGATTAAAAGGAATAATCACACGGGCAAGTAGATGTTTCCATAGTGGCATCAACTTTTTATTATGACTGCATTACATTACTTTCCCAAACTCTTTGAGAGACTTAAACAGaaggatgtgtgcgtgtgccccGCAGTGTAGAAGGTG encodes:
- the LOC115816065 gene encoding mucin-17, which produces MRFFAYIFLFIFTTGNVLSAVNQDCGGKIDAHRERSGIIRYSTPADFNLDDVYNGFTGDNREKLSDFVCTWTIDGTLTQTIRLEVVSSDENSHLRVKFEGDEYSKTHKKGERRLYIGRGKTTVEWSVGKYTKSLHTLHLRWYASEDSLALGSHTPYTNYGANTASPYRSEIPKPLKLFSVLDIPTRLGGGVSGISDKEGPPLPQEETHNGAETAGVLNSNLALTGTHTYAYANQALSGTYTKTVTETFITTSTIVTSNPAPPHPVSQGQLPHSNLRSAETPITVVTSLINSDTNTQAIGITYTDPELYMEIKSKSESFSVGSVLPASDIHTHSQLMEHTHRKPLQTLPAGQGSSSVTYRGEVTIPTTPEQTVNRGVSTGKADTSKNVLAITSGNKAAESDRSNRLPRSPYPDPEIHNPSHTLVYNLSDTSGHMQASVSPSTDFTNQTWESSANSDNTNHSRVSDSPRMSEEKIPIPSSSSPLSLTDPTDILDLGSSSKTEHTFLNGHTPPEVYNTNTYTSANTNITTSAHTSHTLQSHVTANEDVSHTNVASQTTQTTRPIYTEQTHLPSMDEALNHSESSDPVYANTIYSTVSPNTLTPLLESTPSVLPHTGGSVIPDWGKNSSQYGRDSVDSTTEPNLEKEESSNVTALPPVYFTSPQTVTLSTQTPDQSPDAITAATALTQVNDWTERGTDNLPLFSNTSAETNTHIQRSRETSTNKQNPELNAEASTAFISSTPPSGTVSEHTHNDMMTPEPTLSGEGSVSVTPTMHLGETSSANILTGLSKTTDNHPDRRTVPVTSFPSTATPSGPVVILSSTVTPTTGAVSTRNPINVSQSPPTVTSQAGPTRTQQHHPRPTTHPAKNTAGSHTLPPQISTVSRPLHPKTQTPSPQPITPSSQMYPSPSVSAGDSFPKGGVFVVEDQPAIIKEKTFKLLLQVTVDRAFSPGAGLLELEPFLQRVAGYQGQQVTWKRGPVLQALVEFRTEQALSWLGKADSLLQEAGLIRALTDGLHVDGTQVKNITVGGLQADVCSWLFSCPSGFQCMPAEGNASCRSLCLSDYCKNQGICVHRRGQQPLCQCPVGEDFWYMGPRCDFRMTRQRLVGVCFGVLFAVAVLMALLSYLAVRRFKSMLIQAKVDQTQSSYRRFNHFDELSGRFWGRSRPGSEDSLDNPGFSRSDELLHLRALDRTCCYHDDTLSIVSTYQGSVTQLNTIYPHSSQYGWDLSNYSLTDGVVDSGKASDLSVCSWPIEPIQWTPFPLLQQLRTHSTAKGHRPRSYCEGMELVDLEKSWTA